A window of the Chlorocebus sabaeus isolate Y175 chromosome 8, mChlSab1.0.hap1, whole genome shotgun sequence genome harbors these coding sequences:
- the FAM110B gene encoding protein FAM110B: protein MPTETLQTGSMVKPVSPAGTFTSAVPLRILNKGPDYFRRQAEPNPKRLSAVERLEADKAKYVKSQEVINAKQEPVKPAVLAKPPVCPAAKRALGSPTLKVFGNHAKTESGVQRENLKLEILKNIINSSEGSSSGSGHKHSSRNWPPHRSETTDLHRHSFAESLKVYPTQGRGSPQEGGSHVSRRLLEQSAESFLHVSHSSSDIRKVTSVKPLKAIPCSSSAPPLPPKPKIAAIATMKSPEADPVEPACGVSRRPSLQRSKSDLSDRYFRVDADVERFFNYCGLDPEELENLGMENFARANSDIISLNFRSASMISSDCEQSQDSNSDLRNDDSANDRVPYGISAIERNARIIKWLYSIKQARESQKVSHV, encoded by the coding sequence ATGCCCACGGAGACCCTACAGACAGGTAGCATGGTGAAGCCGGTCAGCCCCGCGGGCACCTTCACCTCTGCCGTGCCCCTGCGTATCCTGAACAAGGGGCCAGACTACTTCCGCAGGCAGGCCGAGCCCAACCCCAAGAGGCTCAGCGCCGTGGAGAGGCTGGAGGCCGACAAGGCCAAGTACGTCAAGAGCCAGGAGGTGATCAACGCCAAGCAGGAGCCCGTAAAGCCCGCCGTGCTGGCCAAGCCCCCGGTGTGCCCGGCTGCCAAGCGCGCGCTGGGCAGCCCCACGCTCAAAGTATTTGGCAACCACGCCAAGACCGAGAGCGGCGTGCAGAGGGAGAACCTCAAGCTGGAGATCCTGAAGAATATCATCAATAGCTCCGAGGGCTCCAGCTCGGGCTCGGGGCACAAGCACAGCTCCCGCAACTGGCCGCCCCACCGGTCGGAAACCACCGACCTGCACCGTCACTCCTTCGCGGAGTCCCTGAAAGTCTACCCCACGCAGGGCCGCGGCAGCCCGCAGGAGGGCGGCTCCCACGTGAGCAGGAGACTGCTGGAGCAGTCAGCCGAGTCCTTCCTCCACGTGTCCCACAGCTCTTCCGACATCCGCAAGGTGACCAGCGTGAAGCCCCTCAAGGCCATCCCCTGCAGTAGCtctgcccctcccctgcctcccaagcCCAAAATCGCAGCCATCGCCACCATGAAGTCCCCCGAGGCCGACCCTGTGGAACCAGCTTGTGGAGTCAGCCGAAGACCCTCCCTCCAGCGGTCTAAGTCAGACTTGAGTGACAGATATTTCCGAGTGGACGCGGACGTGGAGAGGTTCTTCAACTACTGTGGACTGGACCCGGAAGAGCTGGAAAACCTGGGAATGGAAAACTTTGCAAGGGCTAATTCTGACATAATATCCCTCAACTTCCGCAGCGCAAGCATGATCAGCTCAGACTGTGAACAGTCTCAGGACAGTAACAGTGACCTTAGAAATGATGACAGTGCCAATGACCGTGTGCCGTATGGCATTTCTGCCATCGAAAGAAATGCCAGAATCATCAAGTGGTTATATAGCATCAAACAAGCTAGAGAGTCACAGAAGGTCTCCCACGTGTAA